One Phaseolus vulgaris cultivar G19833 chromosome 2, P. vulgaris v2.0, whole genome shotgun sequence DNA window includes the following coding sequences:
- the LOC137812382 gene encoding inositol-3-phosphate synthase: MFIESFKVESPNVKYTESEIESVYNYETTELVHENKNGTYQWVVKPKTVKYEFKTNTRVPKLGVMLVGWGGNNGSTLTGGVIANREGISWATKDKIEKANYFGSLTQASAIRVGSFQGEEIYAPFKSLLPMVNPDDIVFGGWDISNLNLADAMARAKVFDIDLQKQLRPYMESMVPLPGIYDPDFIAANQGDRANNVIKGTKKEQVQQIIKDIKEFKEKSKVDRVVVLWTANTERYSNVAVGLNDTEENLLASLDRNEAEISPSTLFAIACVMENVPFINGSPQNTFVPGLIDLAIRRNSLIGGDDFKSGQTKMKSVLVDFLVGAGIKPTSIVSYNHLGNNDGMNLSAPQTFRSKEISKSNVVDDMVNSNAILYEPGEHPDHVVVIKYVPYVGDSKRAMDEYTSEIFMGGKNTIVLHNTCEDSLLAAPIILDLVLLAELSTRIQFKAEDEGKFHSFHPVATILSYLTKAPLVPPGTPVVNALSKQRAMLENIMRACVGLAPENNMILEYK, translated from the exons ATGTTCATAGAGAGTTTCAAGGTTGAGAGTCCCAACGTGAAGTACACAGAGAGTGAGATTGAGTCTGTGTACAACTATGAAACCACTGAACTTGTTCATGAGAACAAGAATGGCACTTATCAGTGGGTTGTGAAGCCCAAAACTGtgaaatatgaatttaaaaccAACACTCGTGTTCCTAAACTAGG GGTAATGCTTGTGGGGTGGGGTGGAAACAATGGCTCAACCCTCACCGGCGGTGTAATTGCTAACAGAGA GGGTATTTCATGGGCAACTAAGGACAAGATTGAAAAGGCCAATTACTTTGGGTCCCTGACCCAAGCATCAGCTATCAGAGTAGGATCTTTCCAAGGAGAGGAAATATATGCTCCATTCAAGAGCTTGCTTCCAATG GTAAACCCTGATGATATTGTGTTCGGGGGATGGGATATCAGTAACTTGAACCTGGCTGATGCCATGGCCAGGGCCAAGGTGTTTGACATCGACCTGCAGAAGCAGTTGAGGCCTTACATGGAATCCATGGTTCCACTCCCTGGAATCTATGACCCCGATTTCATTGCTGCCAACCAAGGAGACCGTGCCAACAATGTCATCAAGGGCACAAAGAAAGAACAGGTTCAACAAATCATCAAAGACATTAA GGAGTTTAAGGAAAAGAGCAAGGTTGACAGGGTGGTTGTCCTCTGGACAGCCAACACAGAGAGGTACAGCAATGTAGCTGTGGGATTAAACGACACCGAGGAAAACCTCTTGGCTTCCTTGGACAGGAACGAGGCTGAGATTTCCCCTTCCACCTTGTTTGCCATTGCTTGTGTCATGGAAAATGTTCCCTTCATCAATGGAAGCCCTCAGAACACCTTTGTTCCAG GGCTGATTGATCTGGCTATCAGGAGGAACAGTTTGATAGGAGGAGATGACTTTAAGAGTGGTCAGACAAAAATGAAATCTGTGTTGGTGGATTTCCTTGTAGGGGCAGGCATCAAG CCAACATCAATAGTGAGTTACAACCATCTGGGAAACAATGACGGTATGAATCTTTCAGCCCCTCAAACCTTCCGCTCAAAGGAAATCTCCAAGAGCAATGTCGTTGACGACATGGTCAACAGCAACGCCATCCTCTATGAACCTGGCGAACATCCTGACCATGTTGTTGTTATTAAG TATGTGCCTTATGTTGGGGACAGCAAGAGAGCGATGGATGAGTACACTTCAGAGATATTCATGGGTGGAAAGAACACAATAGTGTTGCACAACACCTGTGAGGATTCACTGTTAGCTGCTCCTATTATCTTGGACCTGGTCCTTCTTGCTGAGCTTAGCACTAGAATCCAGTTTAAAGCTGAAGATGAG GGCAAGTTTCACTCATTCCACCCTGTTGCCACCATACTCAGTTACCTGACCAAGGCCCCTCTT GTTCCACCTGGTACCCCAGTGGTGAATGCATTATCAAAGCAGCGAGCTATGCTGGAAAACATCATGAGGGCTTGTGTTGGATTAGCTCCTGAGAACAACATGATCCTGGAGTACAAGTGA
- the LOC137812384 gene encoding probable glucan 1,3-beta-glucosidase A produces MLYTLSSCVALTPHTKKCCKMSNQLFYANLVLAFYLSCHYALAQTENFNLPLKAVNLGNWLVIEGWMKPSLFDGIPNKDLLDGTQVQLMSTKLQKYLCAENGGGSIVVANRTKASGWETFRLWRVNETAFNFRVSSKQFVRLTNQDEGNSLVADSDSPSDMETFEILRNDDDPNRVRIRAPNGLFLQAISETVVLADYEGSSWDDNDPSVFKMNVLTGSTLRGEYQITNGYGPDKAPKIMQDHRNTYITEDDFKFMSENGLNGVRIPVGWWIAQDPTPPKPFVGGSLEILDNAFTWAEKYGIKVIVDLHAAPGSQNGKPHSASRDGHVEWGDSYISDTVAAIDFLAERYANRSGLVAIELMNEPQGVNLESLKSYYQAGYDAVRKHTSSAYVIMSNPLDRESKVLLSFAGAFSKVAIDVHYYNLFSDRFSNMNVQQNIDYVKNQRASDLSSLTTSNGPLIFVGEWSGDWKVQRASKQSQQKFVKAQLDVYSGAKFGWAYWAYKCDSNSWDIKWMIENDYVRLS; encoded by the exons ATGTTATACACACTATCCTCTTGCGTAGCACTCACTCCACACACCAAAAAGTGTTGTAAGATGAGCAACCAATTATTCTATGCGAACCTTGTGCTAGCTTTCTACCTCTCATGTCACTATGCTCTTGCCCAGACTGAAAATTTCAATTTGCCCCTCAAAGCTGTGAATCTTGGAAATTGGCTCGTTATTGAGGGATGGATGAAACCTTCTCTCTTTGATGGAATACCCAACAAAGATCTTTTG GATGGAACTCAAGTGCAGTTAATGTCTACCAAGTTGCAAAAGTATCTCTGTGCAGAAAATGGGGGAGGAAGTATTGTTGTTGCCAACCGCACCAAAGCTTCGGGTTGGGAAACCTTCAGG TTGTGGAGAGTCAATGAAACGGCCTTCAATTTTAGAGTTTCTAGTAAGCAATTTGTGAGATTGACAAATCAAGACGAAGGAAACAGTTTAGTGGCTGATTCTGATTCACCAAGCGACATGGAAACATTTGAGATTCTGAGGAATGATGATGATCCTAACAGGGTTCGGATCCGAGCACCAAACGGTCTGTTTTTACAG GCCATATCGGAGACTGTGGTACTTGCAGATTATGAAGGATCCAGTTGGGATGATAATGACCCTTCAGTCTTCAAAATGAATGTTTTGACAGGAAGCACTCTAAGAGGGGAATACCAAATTACAAATGGTTATGGCCCTGACAAAGCTCCCAAAATCATGCAG GATCACAGGAATACGTATATCACTGAAGATGATTTCAAGTTCATGTCAGAAAATGGCTTAAATGGTGTCAGAATTCCCGTGGGGTGGTGGATAGCTCAAGACCCAACACCACCAAAGCCTTTTGTTGGGGGATCCTTGGAAATACTAGACAATGCCTTCACATGGGCAGA AAAGTATGGAATTAAGGTAATTGTGGACCTGCATGCTGCTCCAGGCTCACAAAATGGAAAACCTCACAGTGCATCAAGAGATGGACATGTAGAATGGGGTGATTCATACATATCTGACACTGTGGCAGCCATAGACTTCCTAGCTGAAAG ATATGCAAACAGATCAGGTCTGGTAGCAATTGAGCTAATGAATGAGCCTCAAGGTGTCAATTTGGAAAGCCTTAAAAGCTACTATCAAGCAGGTTATGATGCGGTTCGAAAACACACGTCAAGTGCTTACGTGATCATGTCTAACCCTCTGGATAGAGAATCAAAAGTGCTTTTGTCCTTTGCTGGAGCTTTCAGTAAAGTGGCCATTGACGTGCACTACTACAATCTCTTTTCGGATAGGTTCTCCAATATGAATGTGCAGCAGAACATCGACTATGTTAAAAACCAAAGAGCTTCAGATCTTAGCTCTCTCACCACATCTAATGGACCCCTCATTTTTGTTG GGGAGTGGAGTGGTGATTGGAAAGTTCAGAGAGCATCAAAGCAAAGTCAGCAAAAATTTGTGAAAGCCCAATTGGACGTATACTCTGGTGCCAAATTTGGATGGGCTTATTGGGCATACAAATGTGATTCTAACTCTTGGGATATCAAGTGGATGATTGAAAACGATTATGTTAGGCTTAGTTAG
- the LOC137809794 gene encoding protein SOSEKI 2 — protein MDVNSVRSQRGNRETSPDRAKICRLKHKVKPSRKVQVVYYLSRNGLLEHPHFMELTLLPNQPLRLKDVFDRLMALRGTGMPLQYSWSSKRNYKSGYVWYDLGLKDVIHPAEGGEYVLKGSELVEGCSERFNVSNKQGIHQQGEGNYNYNYDSRSKALGVCNKPPQKEREEYEDYEEGEKTSYTSSTTTPHSRCSRGVSTEELVYEEENNNGNATKVAGATTASDNNDKNLAGGEGDARSEKVKRRVEGDGSVSSRYSVLLQLIACGSAGTELKGKQGPRLSDVGTKEREREKKSLFWEEGDSEMVNCVSENPRMLGNLQAEEKEYFSGSLVESMKANRVAFQGEPVLKKSNSYNEERRSRLGMEEVKEAKVVVEEEKRVVKGGGGVKEKCIPLMKSPKQSSGRK, from the exons ATGGATGTGAATAGTGTTCGTTCACAAAGAGGAAACAGGGAGACGAGCCCAGACCGCGCCAAAATATGCAGGTTGAAGCATAAAGTGAAACCCTCTAGAAAAGTTCAAGTAGTGTACTATCTCTCCCGAAACGGCCTTTTGGAGCACCCTCATTTCATGGAGCTCACCCTTTTGCCCAATCAACCTCTCCGTTTAAAAG ATGTCTTCGACCGGCTCATGGCTCTCCGTGGGACTGGCATGCCTCTGCAATATTCATGGTCTAGTAAAAG AAACTACAAGAGCGGTTATGTGTGGTACGACTTGGGTCTGAAGGATGTAATACATCCCGCAGAAGGAGGCGAATACGTGCTCAAAGGATCTGAACTGGTGGAAGGATGCTCTG AGAGGTTTAATGTGAGCAACAAACAGGGAATCCATCAGCAGGGAGAGGGGAATTACAACTACAATTACGATTCAAGGAGCAAGGCGTTGGGTGTGTGCAACAAGCCGCCGCAGAAGGAGCGTGAGGAGTACGAGGATTACGAGGAGGGGGAGAAAACAAGCTACACGAGTTCCACCACTACCCCACACTCGCGTTGCTCCAGAGGCGTGTCCACGGAAGAACTGGTTTATGAAGAGGAGAATAACAACGGCAACGCGACGAAGGTAGCTGGTGCGACAACGGCGAGCGATAATAATGATAAGAATTTGGCAGGCGGTGAGGGTGACGCGCGGAGTGAGAAGGTGAAGCGGAGGGTGGAGGGGGATGGGTCGGTGTCGAGCCGTTACTCCGTTCTGCTGCAACTGATAGCGTGTGGGAGCGCGGGGACGGAGTTGAAGGGGAAGCAGGGGCCTCGGCTGAGCGATGTGGGGACCAAAGAGAGGGAGAGGGAGAAGAAGAGTTTGTTTTGGGAAGAGGGTGATAGCGAGATGGTGAATTGCGTGTCGGAGAATCCGAGGATGTTGGGGAATTTGCAGGCAGAAGAGAAGGAGTACTTCAGTGGGAGCTTGGTAGAGTCAATGAAAGCGAACAGGGTGGCGTTCCAGGGGGAGCCTGTGCTGAAGAAGTCCAATTCCTACAACGAAGAaag GAGGAGTAGGCTGGGGATGGAGGAGGTGAAGGAGGCGAAGGTGGTGGTGGAAGAGGAGAAGAGGGTGGTGAAGGGAGGAGGAGGAGTGAAAGAGAAATGCATCCCTCTGATGAAATCTCCGAAACAGAGTAGTGGTAGGAAGTGA